A window from Mya arenaria isolate MELC-2E11 chromosome 9, ASM2691426v1 encodes these proteins:
- the LOC128246332 gene encoding hairy/enhancer-of-split related with YRPW motif protein 1-like, translating into MKFDAEKENRKRQARPQKERRRRARINKSLLQLKSILLQSVNPETLFMSKLEKADLLELAKDYMQTLNITDKPNLCNTHAQGESGSAFSSYSVGFNDCVEEIMRFVDKTSETNTAPDLNNRLLEHLANFASSRDVIEKCANGSQGGIFEEHHAIDGLLALSCPMTKQFSNPDAVDQEANATMLQRPKSPHYESRTAKMDEERDTVSLSDLVSSEIDGPQTKRLSCKLENDCTTVTSIKECDISVNEHTEDSLFLGRMKKQISLDKIMVDDFETSQKIHITPNRVPLDSQPIRKRLAARFGDISKKSPRKVRPKKVKSCSTRFKQVADDGTAKTSSKSIVGT; encoded by the exons ATGAAGTTCGATGCTGAGAAGGAAAACCGGAAA AGACAGGCTCGTCCGCAGAAGGAGAGACGAAGACGTGCGAGAATCAATAAGTCGCTGTTACAGCTCAAATCCATCCTACTACAGAGTGTAAACCCTGAG ACACTATTCATGTCGAAATTGGAAAAGGCTGACCTACTAGAACTCGCCAAAGACTACATGCAGACTCTTAACATCACTGATAAACCAAATCTGTGTAATACACACGCTCAAGGCGAATCAGGATCGGCGTTTTCTTCATACAGCGTGGGCTTTAATGACTGCGTCGAAGAAATAATGCGATTTGTTGACAAAACAAGTGAGACGAATACAGCGCCTGATCTGAATAACCGTCTTCTAGAGCATTTGGCCAACTTCGCTTCATCTAGAGACGTCATAGAGAAATGTGCAAATGGGAGTCAAGGAGGTATTTTCGAAGAACATCACGCGATAGACGGGCTTTTGGCTCTATCCTGTCCTATGACAAAACAGTTCAGCAATCCCGACGCAGTTGACCAAGAAGCGAATGCTACAATGTTACAAAGACCAAAAAGTCCACACTATGAAAGTCGTACTGCTAAAATGGATGAAGAAAGAGACACTGTTTCATTATCAGATCTTGTATCTTCAGAAATAGATGGGCCTCAAACGAAACGTCTTTCCTGTAAATTAGAAAATGACTGCACGACTGTTACAAGCATTAAAGAATGTGACATTTCGGTAAATGAACATACAGAAGACTCGTTGTTTTTAGGAcgaatgaaaaaacaaatttcattgGATAAGATAATGGTAGACGATTTCGAGACCTCACAAAAGATCCATATAACTCCAAACAGAGTACCGCTAGACAGCCAGCCAATACGAAAGCGGCTTGCAGCTAGGTTTGGAGACATCTCTAAAAAGTCGCCGAGAAAAGTTAGACCAAAGAAAGTAAAATCCTGCTCAACACGATTTAAACAAGTGGCAGATGATGGCACTGCCAAGACTTCCTCAAAGAGTATCGTTG GAACATAG
- the LOC128203745 gene encoding heavy metal-binding protein HIP-like — MKRHILSVFIISFLFVYSVDAMEIDEGVIKELFERLEAKDSIIADLIERVKSLAETNAERIDEKDSIIEELVERVGRLEETNAKRLDGKHSILEERIEGLEETRAKQTVINEDSAQGLQELTDSVLQKDYQNFADTQPKPDKHGGQNQTPKETDKSYGKHMEDTSGIGSKDTHVPIDDSVIYRHRRHANTRAVAFFATLTNDVQHLGVNQNIVFNNAITNVGGAYNAHQGAFIAPVKGIYVFSATLLASNHDDDHLKWVRNGQTLCFIYVHSAGYDSSGSSVVVELGVGDDISIQNRDTNNSLAGSHYTFFSGFLLKETEADELVG, encoded by the coding sequence atgaaGAGACACATACTTTCCgtgtttattatttcttttctatttGTTTACAGCGTTGATGCCATGGAGATTGACGAAGGTGTGATAAAGGAACTTTTTGAGCGGTTAGAGGCTAAGGATTCCATCATAGCAGATCTTATCGAACGAGTTAAAAGCCTGGCAGAAACGAATGCGGAACGAATTGATGAAAAAGATTCCATCATAGAAGAGCTTGTTGAACGAGTTGGACGCCTGGAAGAAACCAATGCGAAACGTCTAGATGGTAAGCATTCCATATTAGAAGAACGTATCGAAGGTCTGGAAGAAACCAGAGCGAAACAAACCGTGATAAATGAGGACTCAGCACAAGGGCTCCAAGAGTTGACCGATTCTGTGCTGCAGAAGGACTACCAGAACTTTGCAGATACACAGCCCAAACCTGACAAACATGGAGGACAGAATCAAACGCCAAAAGAAACGGACAAAAGCTATGGCAAACATATGGAAGATACTAGTGGAATTGGTTCAAAAGACACACATGTGCCTATCGATGACTCTGTCATCTACAGACACAGACGACATGCAAATACAAGAGCAGTAGCCTTTTTCGCTACGCTTACAAATGACGTCCAACATCTTGGTGTTAATCAGAATATCGTCTTCAATAATGCCATAACCAACGTCGGAGGCGCTTATAACGCTCACCAAGGCGCCTTTATAGCACCAGTTAAAGGTATATACGTGTTTTCCGCCACCCTGCTTGCATCCaatcatgatgatgatcattTAAAGTGGGTGAGAAATGGTCAAACACTCTGTTTTATATACGTTCACAGTGCAGGATATGATTCATCCGGAAGCTCCGTCGTTGTTGAACTGGGCGTAGGTGATGACATCTCGATTCAAAATAGAGATACTAACAACTCACTTGCGGGATCCCACTATACATTTTTCTCCGGCTTTCTCCTGAAAGAAACTGAGGCAGACGAACTGGTTGGATGA
- the LOC128202812 gene encoding endothelin-converting enzyme 1-like encodes MTEMRGDKSTHMANGTGFVSSTHRRTCMEKVLALVLATFAIAVIVLAALLVQSYSSTQKDICLTKECTDVAARVINAIDYSVNPCDNFYDFACGTWMKKHVVPEDRSNLYTYGVVRENVKITLKYLLEGDKEAHVEAVKKARDYYQACMNETHIELMNASELADILTNELGGWPTLGSNAGGNWNESLFNFEDDLIRLRTLGGSPIIKIYVGTDEKDSGKKILMVQEPYLNLGSRDYFFKDEHEDVRQAFMTYMTNMAVHFGADEKTAREDSLEVFALDSDLANITLSKEESRKRDDRYNKMTIAELERQFPTLDVFDWSRLIQRLVQTATDNITITEEEHIVMETPKYYKEVFKILKKHRNRTIKNYIMWSYVSRLVSRLPKRFLDESQTLRKVQYGNEMKQSRWKQCSQSTMYDFGMAVGRLFVLETFDVEAKHMALEMISDIREAFNERLDELDWMDPETKKVAIEKAKHIKEMIGFPDFILNDTALNKYYEEVTVDDKHYFTNTVEIMKVVAMKSLKSLRSPNEKDPKGWDIPPAVVNAFYSPLSNVITFPAGMLQPPYYSKYQPRSMNYGSIGWLIGHEITHAFDDAGRMYDKDGNLQNWWKPEAIMRFNNKTSCIVDQYNSYVAPHANMNLNGEYTKGENIADNGGLQQSWKAYRTWKGRSKVNEQGLPGLDYSHEQLFFINFAQGWCGVTTAKRERDQILTDSHSPGRFRIIGSLQNSKEFSEVFNCPRGSYMNPEKKCHVW; translated from the exons ATGACGGAGATGCGTGGTGACAAGTCAACGCATATGGCGAACGGAACAGG ATTTGTGTCCTCGACACACAGGCGAACATGCATGGAGAAGGTGTTAGCGCTGGTCCTCGCTACCTTCGCCATTGCTGTGATAGTGTTAGCTGCGCTTCTGGTACAAAGTTATAGCTCTACTCAAAAGG ATATCTGCCTTACAAAAGAATGTACAGATGTAG CCGCCCGGGTAATTAACGCGATAGATTACAGCGTGAACCCATGTGATAACTTCTACGATTTTGCATGTGGCACTTGGATGAAAAAGCACGTGGTACCAGAGGATAGGTCCAACCTCTATACATATGGGGTGGTACGAGAGAATGTGAAGATAACGCTGAAGT acTTGCTTGAGGGCGACAAGGAGGCGCATGTTGAGGCAGTGAAGAAGGCCAGGGACTATTACCAGGCATGCATGAACGAGA CCCATATCGAGTTAATGAATGCTTCTGAGCTAGCCGACATTCTAACAAATGAGCTTGGTGGATGGCCGACGCTTGGTTCAAATGCAGGAGGAAATTGGAACGAATCCTTGTTCAATTTTGAGGACGATTTAATTCGTTTAAGGACCCTAGGTGGGTCACcgattataaaaatatatgtgggGACGGACGAAAAAGACAGTGGAAAGAAAATACTTATG GTACAAGAGCCGTATTTGAATTTAGGCAGCAGGGactattttttcaaagatgAGCATGAAGACGTTAGACAAGCGTTTATGACGTACATGACAAACATGGCGGTTCATTTTGGAGCAGACGAAAAGACGGCGCGAGAAGATTCGCTAGAAGTGTTTGCCCTGGATTCTGATCTAGCTAAT ATAACGTTATCAAAAGAGGAAAGCAGAAAGCGGGATGATAGATACAACAAAATGACAATTGCAGAACTCGAACGGCAGTTTCCAACACTAGACGTG TTTGACTGGTCAAGATTGATACAGCGGTTGGTCCAAACTGCAACAGACAATATCACCATTACAGAGGAGGAACACATTGTGATGGAGACGCCGAAATATTACAAGGAAGTGTTCAAAATACTCAAGAAACATAGAAATAG GACAATAAAGAACTACATAATGTGGTCCTATGTATCTAGGCTTGTTAGCAGGCTGCCGAAACGATTTTTAGATGAATCCCAGACATTGAGAAAG GTGCAGTATGGAAACGAGATGAAACAGTCACGATGGAAGCAGTGCTCCCAGTCCACCATGTACGACTTTGGGATGGCTGTTGGGAGATTATTTGTACTGGAAACATTCGATGTCGAAGCAAAACATATG GCACTTGAAATGATCAGTGATATTCGAGAAGCTTTCAATGAACGGCTGGATGAACTTGATTGGATGGACCCGGAAACCAAGAAAGTCGCTATAGAGAAA gCAAAACACATAAAAGAAATGATCGGCTTTCCGGACTTTATCTTGAACGATACAGCTCTTAACAAGTATTATGAAGAG GTAACTGTTGACGATAAACATTACTTCACTAACACAGTCGAGATAATGAAAGTAGTTGCGATGAAATCTCTCAAGTCCCTGAGATCCCCAAATGAGAAGGACCCGAAAGG TTGGGATATTCCCCCGGCAGTCGTCAACGCTTTTTATTCACCGCTCTCGAATGTTATAA CGTTTCCAGCCGGTATGCTGCAGCCGCCGTACTACAGTAAATATCAACCAAG GTCGATGAACTACGGGAGTATCGGCTGGCTGATCGGACATGAAATCACGCATGCCTTTGACGACGCTG GTCGAATGTACGACAAAGATGGTAATCTCCAGAACTGGTGGAAACCAGAAGCCATCATGAGGTTCAACAACAAGACTTCCTGTATTGTAGACCAGTACAACAGCTATGTGGCTCCACATGCAAATATGAAC CTAAATGGTGAATACACTAAAGGAGAAAACATAGCTGATAATGGCGGTCTCCAACAAAGTTGGAAG GCATACCGAACTTGGAAAGGACGGAGTAAAGTTAATGAGCAGGGTCTTCCTGGGCTTGACTACTCACACGAACAATTGTTCTTCATTAATTTTGCACAG GGTTGGTGTGGAGTGACCACAGCGAAGCGAGAGAGAGACCAGATCCTAACTGATTCCCACAGCCCAGGAAGGTTCAG GATTATAGGTTCCTTGCAAAACTCTAAGGAGTTTTCCGAAGTGTTCAATTGTCCAAGAGGCAGTTATATGAATCCAGAGAAGAAATGTCATGTGTGGTAG
- the LOC128245555 gene encoding integrin-linked kinase-associated serine/threonine phosphatase 2C-like — protein MDLFGDLPEPSSKTNRSATTSLYVDVPAQKMDSSQLATSSLYADMPAQKTESRVSAANVQVSGEKRKLDENNSSLEKKQKTLVRHHVKHHLAERQGEREDMQDAHITLTDYSSMFTALHPSIYRLSLYGVFDGHGGVRASRFASKNLHKNLRDKFPKGDVTAVEKDIRKALLEAFKKTDEDFLREAGKAKPAWKDGTTVILLLIINETMYIANIGDSQAVLCRYKEETNSCTAVSLSVPHNPSIYEERMRIQKQGGNVKDGRVMGVLEVSRSIGDGQYKKLGVTCTPDVKKCQLTDNDRYVILACDGLWKCFEPKDSIEYVNKILGDTKDIVNKSSKRSEKFDTACNKLANEAVLRFSGDNVTVLILALTHSETGTT, from the exons ATGGATTTATTTGGGGATTTGCCCGAGCCAA GTTCAAAGACGAACAGGAGTGCAACCACTTCCTTGTATGTTGATGTGCCAGCACAGAAGATGGACTCAAGTCAGTTAGCGACCTCTTCCTTGTATGCTGATATGCCAGCCCAGAAGACAGAATCGAGGGTGTCAGCAGCCAATGTACAGGTGTCTGGGGAGAAAAGAAAACTGGATGAGAATAATAGCAGTTtggaaaagaaacaaaaaaccTTGG TGCGGCACCATGTTAAGCATCATCTAGCTGAGAGACAGGGAGAGAGGGAAGATATGCAGGACGCCCACATCACACTCACCGACTACTCCTCGATGTTCACAGCTCTACACCCGTCCAT ATATCGACTTTCCCTCTATGGCGTATTTGATGGTCATGGCGGAGTGAGAGCTTCTAGGTTTGCATCCAAgaatttgcataaaaatctgcgaGATAAATTCCCCAAGG GTGATGTCACTGCAGTGGAGAAGGATATCAGAAAGGCTCTCCTTGAAGCCTTTAAGAAGACTGATGAGGACTTTCTGCGGGAAGCAGGCAAGGC GAAACCGGCCTGGAAGGACGGGACTACAGTCATCTTGCTTCTCATTATCAATGAAACCATGTACATAGCCAACATTGGGGACAGTCAG GCAGTTCTGTGTCGATATAAAGAAGAGACAAATAGCTGTACAGCCGTGTCGCTGAGTGTCCCCCACAACCCCTCAATATATGAAGAGAGAATGAGAATACAGAAACAAGGAGGAAATGTTAA AGATGGACGTGTAATGGGGGTACTGGAGGTATCAAGGTCAATTGGAGATGGACAGTACAAGAAACTGGGTGTCACATGTACCCCTGACGTGAAGAAATGCCAGCTCACCGACAACGACAG GTATGTGATCCTTGCATGTGATGGTCTATGGAAATGTTTTGAGCCAAAAGACAGCATTGAGTATGTCAACAAAATTCTAGGG GACACCAAGGATATAGTGAACAAGTCATCAAAACGCTCGGAGAAGTTCGATACAGCATGTAACAAACTAGCCAATGAAGCTGTATTAAGATTCAGTGGTGACAATGTGACAGTCCTTATTCTGGCATTGACTCACAGCGAGACTGGGACAACTTAG